ATTCCTACGAAAAAACGTTGCCCGAGAAATGCTTCCACAAACCTGCCAACTGATGATATTGTCATTTTAGCCATGTCAGCCTCCTGCTAGTTTCACTTTTACTGGTATACTACCAGATTAAACAGGGGAGTGCTGACATGGTATTTTTGGTACGCACCCCGTCTTTTCAAAGGCAACGTTTTCTGTATCTAACTTAAAATTTTAAAAAAACAACCAAAACTTGAAACATCAATTCCGCCATCAGTCCATCTCAGACTTCCTGAACTTAAGTGCCAACCAGGCAATCGCCAGCAGCAACACATCTCTAACAATAGTCATCTGCATGTCTGATGCGCTCGATCCGTCTGTGGAAAAACAACCGCAAGCTACGTCGATGCCCCGATAAAGGTTGGCTGAGAGCGCTGCGATAAAGACCAGCAGCATTGCCACAAGTATTGCCACGGAAGTATCAATAAAAACACCACAGACCAGCATAGCTCCGCAAACAAATTCCAGC
The Marinifilum sp. JC120 DNA segment above includes these coding regions:
- a CDS encoding DoxX family membrane protein, encoding MGFRSLPRIVLGIVFIVASLDKIVDPLAFAEIIKNYQILPEMMIGPVAFFLPWLEFVCGAMLVCGVFIDTSVAILVAMLLVFIAALSANLYRGIDVACGCFSTDGSSASDMQMTIVRDVLLLAIAWLALKFRKSEMD